The region ctgcgaaatttgagaaaacaagttcgggagttggttacgcacgaggaagggttagcaccctcgtaatgccccaaaattggtaccaaattgaatgtttaatgtcttagtgtcgatactttgaaaatattttaaaatacgatcttttgGTGAGAAAACTCGAATGAATTAAATTGAACGACAAGACTCActtatttcgaagaaataaattgtcacactcaatGAGTTTGGGTGCTACAATTCAATCTTTGAAATTAAATTtgtcccctttttttttaaaagaaaatcatgCACTTTAAGAatgttatttgattatttaagtcaatcgagaaatcggaatccagtaagttagggttcaatttctcgaaattcttaaacatcaaatattgcctttattttaaaatcgagataacaaaatgtcatatccagtaagttaggatccaacattttgaaatcttaaaaaccttatttttaacaaaattgtatggttttaataaaataaacactTGATTATCTAAATTCATAGTGAagaatcgaagctcagtaagttagggcacgattctctcGAGAATTTATGAATACCAAACTACAAATAAAAGGtttgcataaattttaaaaaagagaaaaatatagaaaaacatgaaataaaataaaagtgaatagcTTAACATTAATATCTACATTtggatttatataaataaaacttaataaaaaaagtatatacagtactaatatataaaagttaaataactaaaataagataacaaatttaaaaggaataaggtttttatgcataaaaatatcatttgaaattaataataggttattatatatatacatacgtatacTAAAACGCatgctatatatacatatatatgaaaatatgaaatattaggttaactaatatatatatatactattaaaataataacaacaaatgaAATTAATGATAATAAACCAATTAGTTTAATGAAAGTGGATCTATTTTGaaatcaaacaaaattttaagggttaatttgaaataaatgagcCAACATCCGCACTGAAAATCATTGGAAATCATAGGGACTATTATAGCAATTTAGcgcaaaaatttaaaataatcaaaataacataGAAAACAGCACAGTTTAAGTTTGGATCTAAGTGAGTACAGAATCAAATATGCGGTACAATTTACAAACAACTAAAGGAAATCAAATCGCAATCTGAGTAAACACATAAGGACCTATTGAATAAATAAACCAAACGACCCATAGTGCACGGATCCttcccgggtcgggtcaccgctcGGGTTTGGTCATCAGACGGCACCGTTTTAAATCCGgtgattaaaactaaaacaaaaaaacaaaaaaaaacccaacctaacacttttatctcatttttaaaagaaaaaacttaaGCTCTCTCCCTCGGTGCCGCTCAACGTTCATCTCCTCCTTCAGAGACTCTCCGGACCACGCCCCAAACTCCGATGACAACGGAGAAAGAGCAACAGATCCGGTCACGAGGTACGCCCTTTCTCTTTTACTACTTCCATTTCCTTCTTTAGTAAACAACTGATGGAGtctcaaaacaaaagaaaaaaacgaactgcgaaaataaaaaggaagaaaaataaccTAGAAATCACCTtttggtgttttttttatttttgtattctgATTGCTTGTGCGAAAAATACAAAGGGGTTTTTCGGTTCTTATATCCTCATTCGATTAAGAaccgaaaaaatcaaataaaatcaataacgaaaataaaaaaatcctcaTTGGTTCGTTCTCTGCTGTGTTTCATTTGCGTGTCCTTTTTGCAGGTACGACATATAGAGGCGCGGACGTAGCGTGTACGGAGGTGGCCGTACAGAGGTGTGCGTGGCTGGGGCAGGAACGGCTGCTGAAGCAGACTAGGGTTTCTTTGTTTGCACATTAGATGGGCTTGGCTAATTGAGTTAGATTGGGCTATTTGCAAATGGACATTTGGAGttttaattttcttgatttggtttattttatttgtgtttttgggcccgggcaaattgggtTATTACACTTCGTTTTTGAGGACTTAGGTTGATTGAGAAAAATTTAAAGTGAATTTAATGCCTAAAGCCACACTGTTTGCTAGGCTAAAGTCTAGATTAGTGACAATTGCCCCACCCAAAAAATGgaaaatagaaattcttttaCCGCTTCAAAAATgataaacttataaattaataaatgataaaattatatttgacttataaaaaattcaattatgaTCGCGTAAAAGAATTTCTATATTCGTCCTTGTGTATAAACACCTCTATGCTTCATTCAGAATTATGATTGATTCACTCTATACTTTCCGAACTTTTACTCTTCTTATTAGAATTAGGGATTGAGGAGAGGATGCACCTTGTTTGGGATACAATGGTGGTGAGTTATAATCCAAACTTTAAGTTATTATACGTACGTACATACATATATTAAGGGGAGTTGACTCTTTTTGAAGAAACCTTCAAAGTGTCGTTCGCTAGTTAGTTGATGTATTGACTCTTAGGAAATTTTGTCTCCCGTGCTCTATACCACTTGGGTTACGTGTAGTCAAGACACTCCGAGCTTTGTGAAGCAGACCCTTAGGGGAGTTGCTCACCGACATGCTAACTCTTAGCAAAGCACGGGAGACAACCCCCGTGGACAATACCTTCAGTTGTTGGGGACTGGTCAAGTACTGTCTGATAGACGATGTACAAGCCCAATATTTGCCCGGCCCATTACCCAATAAACTTAACCCATTACCCACTTAAACACTAGCCCAATACCCAAATGATATTACAAGCCCAAACGGCCCAAACTTAAAACAATttcagcaaaaataaaaaaacctaaccctaggGCGCCGCATGCTAGGACCTGCTGCCACCGCCTTTGTCCCATCGCCGCACGTCTCATCTGCACCGGCGCCGTGCACCTGCTCCACCTGCAATGAGAAGAAAACACGCAAAGAACAGTAGCAAacagagaaaaatgaaaaaagaaaatgaaaatagcaTTGGCTATAAAGCCAAGTATCATCTCTGTAACAGGGGTTCCCCCACCCTTTTCTTCACAATTTCAAGAAATATAAAAGCAAAAAAGCAGATTCAAAGAAACAAAGgtgctttatttattaatttattttttatttcaaaataaaggaaataataagaaaaagaaatttgttACCTTTCGGGTAATCGGGGACTCCTCCGTCTTGAGGGTGGTCAGGCCAACTGGCTTGCCGAAAGGACCCCACCGGCGGCGAGGAGAAACCAAagggttttctttgtttttcttttttttcttcttctcttttttgaCTTTTGAGAGCCTTTTGAGCTATCTTAACCCCAAATCGGGGCTTTGCTccaaaaaaaagagtgaaaaagtGCTTTTTAGTTTTCCGGCCACCGTGCGCGGTGGCGCCGTCGCCGACAGCCGGCGGCCGAAGCGGCGGCCGAAGCGGCGGCTGATGAACGGACTCCTGGCCGAATGttcaaaagagagagagagacttGAGGGAAAATTTCTGAGTTTTTTTTagggaagaaagaaaaatgaaatttttttaaaaaaattggtttgaTAAAGGGTTGAAACGGCGCCATTTTGGGGTTTAACCCCAGtagccaaaacgacgccgttttggccttAGTGCCCTTTtacccgcgcgtcgacccgacccgatcAGGaaatccgcgtgtttttgaaaTTTGGGTTATTTACTCTTTTGGTCCTTTCGCTTTTGCGCCTTAGTGCAATCTGGTCCCTTTTCGTTTTTTAATTTAGCTGCATAACTTTAATCccgtttcattttagtcctacgCAAAGTGATGCGTTTTGGAGTGCGGGATATTTACTATTTCAGTCCCTCCGTTTCATTAGCGTAGTGTAATTCGATCCTTTGCCTTATTTGATTCTGATTTATCCCCTgagattttgttttatttgcaatttggtcctgtcattgttatttctattattattaaattagttttattactattattattattattattattattattattattatttattattatcattattagttttatttgcCTATTTATTTATTCGTTACTATTGGGTTAATATATTGATTAGCTTTGTTTTTTTgtatttcttgtattttttttattctatatatatatctatatatatgctTTCTACTTgtacatacatttttataatctATTTATATATACGTACAAaagcatttttatattttataatttatatatatatgtctatatatatctatatgcCTTTTTATTgttttcctatatatatatatacatacatacgattttttttaatatatatatacgtacatattgtttttaatttttatgaatacatatgtatacttttatatattttttttctcttttattttatcataattcacatgcatatatatatttccatatgaacATATTTACATTGTTTTactttataatatgtatatttgtatcTCTTTTTAtctttatgaaatatatatacacacgtacttttatttatatatatgtacttatgttttcatactttataatttatatatatatcttttatatttttttatagttttatacattttctttgtttatttatttatttcattttcgtgaatgaatgttttaattttatttgctcaTATACATTGCTATTTCGTATAATATTGATTTGtgctttttatttatcttatttttgttgCAATTGTTCGTATTATTTTTGCACTATTGTATTCAATATCGTCTTGTTACGAGTATTAACATCGTgttttattatttcatgttagaTTAATTTCTTTCAACGCATAAATTACGATCTTTGGATAAGTAAAATCTTGTGTTTAGATTTGAGAatgtcgtaccctaacttactgggtctcgattttcacaataaatctaaaaaacACGAATCTCTTCAAATTCAGGTTTTAAACGATATCGGGAAtaaaaaaggatcgtgtcctaacttactggtcgtgatccttttttaatccaagatagttaaatatcttttaaataagcatttttatttgcGTTTTGGGAATTCCAAACATTGTGtctaaataagcatttttttctTCTCAATTAACGTAAAATATGCTACGTTtcccaaaaaaatttattttaatacaaggatcgtatttttaaatttctttaaaatttttaatttttcgacactaagacattaagtaatcaattaggtaccaattttgggcgtatcgagggtgctaatccttcctcgtgcgtaatcgactcccgaatccatttttctgaatttcgtggaccaaacttgttgttttaataaaatcaaaccgtttattaaaaacaaccacttttcgaggtgatccaatcacaccttatcaaaaaggattggtggcgactcctgttttcgttttcatttttaaaagccaaagtcgaccccgttttcaatccaaaaaaatggtgtcaacagacGACATTTCGAACACTCTTCCAGAAAGATCCACCCCCGTCAACACACATACACACTCTTGGGCTATGTACGGTGAGGAGCTCTCGGCTCTGTGAACCAGGCCATCATGACAATTGCTCACAATATGTTGGCTCTCGATAGAGCACGAGAGACAATACCTTCAACTGTTGAGAGACCAGTTGATTGCCTAATGGACGacactttgaaaaattttctggaAACAGTTGACCCCCAACATTCATACATACACACACGCAAGCAAGTGTGTACACACATCGAACTCAAACAGCACATGAGCTTTCAAGTGTAACAGTTACCTCCTATTGGTTACAAGATTTATAGTCTGTTCTCACCTCGAGCATTTTTACAGGAATCAAGCCAAATTTCTGTCACTGATTATGTCCGGATAACAAGTACTGAATGGTAATGATTTTTCATCTTCGAACAATTTTCCTTCATAGACAATCTTTGTGTCTATTTGTTGTCATGTTTCAGTAACTTGCAGTGCTAGGATCTTCAACATCTATCCAAGAAAAGGAGCAATTCTTGTTGGATCCGATGCAGATATCATTATATTTAACGAGCTTCGAAATAAATCCAAGATCTCATCATTCGAGAACCAATACGAATGTATACGAAGGTAGAAAAGGACAGGTATAAAAATTATACCCTCATTAGCCGGATTACAAAGCGTTTTAAATACGAATAACTCGGGATAATTATAAGGGATAATATAAATTTTGGCCTCTGAACTTGACAACTAGGTCTATTTTTAGGTTATGACGTGGTACAATATTAGAATGTCatataaaatattctaaaaaccAAACTAGTGGTTGAACTAGTTTGATCAATGGTTTGCAATTCAAACTATTTGACCGGTTCAACAGGTAAACcaataataattaagtaaataattaaaatttcataaaaaataaaaaattaaaccggTTTAATTTGTTCAACTACTGGTTTttgtctcaattttttattttacttttatcaGTTTTGAACAATTTTTGATTCAATCAGTGCAACCTTTTTATTTGGACCAATATATCGGTCGGTTCTCAATTGATCTAATCAATTCGATTGACCAGTCCAGTCATGTTTCAAGAACACTGGTCATATCATCTTAATGGAATCCAAGTTTAAGGATCAAAATGGATCTAGCTACTAAGTTCGTGtaccaaaatgaaccaaaatAATAGTATATGTACCAAAGTGGATTTATTTGCCAAGTTGAAAggtcaaaaattatattattactaaatataAATTCGGGTTTGGAGTTTTTCAGGGAAAAGTTGAGGTCACAATTTCTAGAGGAAGAATTGTTTGGAAGGATGATGAATTGAAAGTTGCACCGGGTTCTGGGAAGTATATACCAATGCCTCCTTTCGGTTTTCTTTTCGACGGAATCGAAAAAACCGATGCTAAGCTCATTTCTTCCTTCAAAGCTCCGGTACATCAGTTTAAATCCGATGTTTAAACTCGATTAGGTTCTCGAATTTTCATATTTGACTTCGAACTcgagtatatatatgtattgaaattataaaaaaaatttcgattaCATTCGCGAGCTACTCGAGATATTTGCCCCCTACAATCCAATTGCACATgcaaataatgatatttacatggcaattcaaaaaaaaaaaaaacgaaccCTTTTTGATTTGTTTGCTCCCCAACAGATGAAGGCCAATTAATTTAGCAATCCCAGGAATTTAGTTGTCTTGTCGTGCCAAATCAATGTCTGAAATTCCGAGAATTTCATTGCCAAAAGCAGCAAAGAAGGAAAGCAAATATCTTGTTTCTCTTCTGCATTGTAATAGATATCAATTTAGTTATTCGAATTCGGCTCAAAAAAAAATATGTGCAATTTAATTTACGGAGACAAACAACCTTATGTTTTTTTTGGTAAGGTTGTTGTTCATGTGGTAATGAAACAGTGATGAAATCGTCGTCGTTTCCTAAGCTACGCCAATCACCACTCATTTGTCGTTTCCGGTTGGCTCGAGCTTTCGAGAACACCGTCGAGTAGTCCATCGATCCGGTGGATTTCCGATCACACCCTCTGAATTCGGGGACGAGCATCCACGCATAGTTCTGTTGGTttcgaaaataatcaaataatgtcATTAGATTTTCGAGCTCATTTTTTACTAGATAAACGGGTTGTAACCAAGTGACTTAAATAGCGATAATGGAGATCTTACGGTGACTGCAGAATCTTGGTCGTTATTGTCGGCTTGTTGGTGAGGCTGCGGCGGTTGAGGTGATGAATCGGCTGTAAAATCGCGGCGGTTTCCAAGATTACGGAAAACATCAGATTTTTGTTGCTTCCTGTTGGCTCGAGCTTGTGAGAAAACCATGGAGTAGTTTGTAGCACCAGGAGGTTGTTTGTCCCAGCCACCAAATTCAGGAACTGACATCCACTTCTTGTTCTGTCCATTTTAGAATAACTTACAGACATTATTAAGGGTTTAAGTAATTTTGGGTTTTGTTCATTTAGAGTTTTAGGTCGATTTGGGTTTGAATTTCATCcactaaaaaatatcaaattagtccttatatgttaaataaaaaagtaaattagttatttctgttaacaatttcattcatttatactattaaaatcTAACGAGATTGACAAAAAAATCAAACTGTGACATGTGGTGTGCCACATGTACCTCATTATGATCTAGTTTTTAACGTAAAAATGGATAGAATGACCtttttgctctttgatttaacgaacattgactaatttgctcattttatgAGTAGAGAGTGTAAAATATAATCCGACTTTTAGTACAAGGGCCTCCACCGTACTTTTACTGTTGAATCAATTTGGTTTTTATAATTTTGAGGTTAATTTTAAGTTTACCTCATTTTTATTAGTTGTCATTTTGGAATTGGGTTTTTAGGTTTGAGGTCCAAATTTTTCTAGTCATATTATTACGAGTTCAAGAAAatttgggttttgtttattttaggTTCGGGCCATTTTGAGTTTGAATTGTTTCGGGTTTAAGTCACTTTGGATTTGGATTAGTTCAAATTTGGGTTGGGCCGATTTTGGTTGTtgattatttataataaaaatgggTTGAGTTGGATTTGAGTTAGGACTGACTAAATTGAGTTTTTGAATTTGGGTAAAATTTGACATATCTATATTAATTCATTCatatatacatgtaaatataATTTGTTGCTATACCAAATCCAACTGAAGTTCGGTTTCCAGAAGCGGTTTTGTATTAGGGGtggagataaaattataaaatctaggGTCGAaggttaaaaatattatattaaatgacGGTTGTAGCTAAATAAATAGACCATGGATGATTTAGGATGAAAATTGAAGCCTTACCATCCCGGGATCATTGTTGTCTTGCCGACGAGGTGACGACGCAGTGATGAAATCCTTCTCGTTTCCTAGGCTACGACTAACATCTTTCTTCTGTTGCTTCCTGTTGGCCCGACCTTGCAATTCCGACTTCAACTATACAAATGAACATTCTCAGACACGTGAATACATTTTAAGTCAATTATTGGGTTAGATCCCTAAGAAAATAACATGATAAATTAGTGGATGATTTAGGTGGAAAATGAAAATCTTACCGTGACAAAATCATTGTGGTCTTGTCGTTGAGGCAGTTGAGGAAGTATTGAAGCAGCGATGAAATCTTGCTCGTTTCCTAGGCTTTGTGTCTTTTGTTGCTTATCATTCACCTGATACCGAGTCGAATTTAAGTATCTTATTGTTGGTCTCAAATGATTATTAAGCATAATcgagtttttaaatattttaaattaatattgaaaaaaaataatctaaacttgAAAACAAATAATCGAACTAGTATTAAATCAACTGATGATTCAGGATGGAAAATGAAAATCTTACGGTGACAAAATCTTCATGGTCTCGTTGTCGAGGATGACGAGGAGGTAATGAAGCAGCGATGAAATCCTGCTCGTTTCCGAGGCTTTTCGTCTTTTGTTGCTTCCCGTTGGCCTGATATTGAGTCGAATTTAATTATCTTAATGTTTGACTCAAGTAATTATTAAGCTTAattgtgtttttttaatatattttatttttaattaatactgaaaaaattaattcatactcGAGTATAGAGGTATCCatgcccgacggcccgcccggaatatgggagggttcgggtaaaaatataggcccgaaatatgggtttgggcaaaaaacgaggcccgttcagaaaacgggccgggcctcggtcACCACTTTTTGGcctcggcccggcccggcccgaatataataaatatatacttttttattttttatttttaaaataaatttttggtgtttattaaaaaatgggccgggccaggTCGGGCTCAggcttaggaattttttcccaggccgggcctggacaaaatttcaggcccatatttcgggccgggccgggcacAGGTCAAAATTTTTCtgggcccgacccggcccatggacacctctactcGAGTAGAAATAATTGAACTTGAAGTCAATCATAAAATtaggttaaattttataattagtcCCAATATTTTACTCAACTTgtgaatttagtctttatacttcgCTGGtttataaattgaataaagttaaaaaaaagacCCTAGCCTAAATTTTTCTCTCCTCTTTTCACAAGGACTAAATATGTATTTTGCACAAATTATAGGGATTAATTATACAAAATTgacctaaaaattaaaattgtatttgaccctgattaaataagctaaaatcAATTGAATTCATACCAACTTTTGAGCAAAGAACATATCATCAAAGCATGAATTAAAAGTGTTGATATGTAGGTGAATAGATAGATGAAAATGCAAAGAAAAAATCTTACAAAGACAGAATCTTGGGTGTCTTGTCGGAATGAATCTGCAGTTAAATCGAGTTCGTTTCCAAGACTATGCCAAACATCAGCCTTTCGCTTCTTC is a window of Gossypium hirsutum isolate 1008001.06 chromosome D08, Gossypium_hirsutum_v2.1, whole genome shotgun sequence DNA encoding:
- the LOC107943435 gene encoding uncharacterized protein, translated to MSNPTENRQKDEWITIPEFGGWERNPPGSTNYSMEFSQARANRKKRKADVWHSLGNELDLTADSFRQDTQDSVFANGKQQKTKSLGNEQDFIAASLPPRHPRQRDHEDFVTVNDKQQKTQSLGNEQDFIAASILPQLPQRQDHNDFVTLKSELQGRANRKQQKKDVSRSLGNEKDFITASSPRRQDNNDPGMNKKWMSVPEFGGWDKQPPGATNYSMVFSQARANRKQQKSDVFRNLGNRRDFTADSSPQPPQPHQQADNNDQDSAVTNYAWMLVPEFRGCDRKSTGSMDYSTVFSKARANRKRQMSGDWRSLGNDDDFITVSLPHEQQPYQKKHKKRNKIFAFLLCCFWQ